A stretch of Patescibacteria group bacterium DNA encodes these proteins:
- a CDS encoding AAA family ATPase — MEDKNKNSKNPFTFQTIVCEKCAGTGKIDHKKCQNCKGEGVVFWFNKTLFCWGKKISSISILENKIEKIARKTINIILFIFGLLGFLFFVYYVYSRNFIGLISLDFWAEQTNEMLIFWLSIITDMYLFYRLDKESTLVKKVEKRKFDKSVNVFLSSNPWKKINKMQNLKRVNIASAFTVNSIKAIEEAWKLSVKFKHPQTRSVHILASLLFFSKIDLVFARLSINIENLAKKISRLLNKQEFLEFERGNNPILSADFKKILFNAYMEAYKAREPQVSVIDLLLSIAKEDNSAQEILFDLKADVNKIKNVVEWIRVNEMLIKGQKHFRRSAIFKPKGGMDRAMTAIETPALDHFSQDLTLLAKFGYLEPCIGREKEIEEIFRSIEASRQSVILSGNSGVGKSAIINGIARLMVEEDVPEIIKDKRLVSLSVARLVSGATPAEAQGRLMRIIDEIRRSGNIVLFIRDIQDIIGITSGSKESLDLSEVLVSEISKGTFFCFATTNSIDYTRYIENSAIGDSMQKIEILEPELNKAIQILEAKTAVIEYQNSVYFSYDAIEQAVKLSGKYIHDKFLPEKAIKIIEQAAVYVFKNKGAKSVVLGEDIAKLISEKVNIPLTSVTEKESEKLLNLEQEIHRRIIGQTEAVKMVSSALRRARTELRDLNRPIANFLFLGPTGVGKTELSKTVAEVYFGFEKNMIRIDMSEYQEPASINRLIGSPPGQGGFGTAGYLTEAVRKSPFTLILLDEIEKAHSDILNVFLQLMDDGRLTDGLGRTVDFTNVILIATSNAGTKFIQEKIKENWSVKDIKNQILENEIKKFFRPEFINRFDGVVVFKPLEMADVISIARLLIKKVIKMLKTKGINLQITEEALIDLAKQGFDPQYGARPLRRVIQEKVNDYLANYLLKGKIQRRDIVVLEKGGKIKIIKAEKL, encoded by the coding sequence ATGGAAGATAAAAACAAAAATTCTAAAAATCCATTTACTTTTCAAACTATTGTTTGCGAAAAATGCGCTGGAACAGGAAAAATTGATCATAAAAAATGCCAGAATTGCAAAGGAGAAGGCGTTGTTTTTTGGTTTAATAAAACTCTTTTTTGTTGGGGGAAAAAAATCAGCTCGATTAGTATTTTAGAAAATAAAATAGAAAAAATCGCTCGAAAAACTATTAATATTATTTTATTTATTTTTGGTTTATTAGGTTTTCTTTTTTTTGTTTATTATGTTTACAGCAGAAATTTTATTGGGTTGATAAGTTTAGATTTTTGGGCAGAGCAAACAAACGAAATGTTGATTTTTTGGTTAAGCATTATTACTGATATGTATCTGTTTTATCGTTTAGATAAAGAGTCAACATTGGTTAAAAAAGTGGAAAAAAGAAAATTTGATAAAAGCGTAAATGTTTTTTTAAGTTCAAATCCGTGGAAAAAAATTAACAAAATGCAAAATTTAAAAAGAGTGAATATTGCCAGCGCTTTTACTGTTAATTCCATAAAAGCTATTGAAGAAGCGTGGAAGCTGTCCGTAAAATTCAAGCATCCGCAAACAAGGTCTGTTCATATTTTGGCTTCATTGCTGTTCTTTTCCAAAATTGATCTGGTTTTTGCCAGACTAAGCATAAATATTGAAAATTTGGCAAAAAAAATAAGCAGGTTGCTGAACAAACAAGAATTTCTTGAATTTGAAAGAGGCAATAATCCAATATTGTCCGCTGATTTTAAAAAAATTTTATTTAACGCTTATATGGAAGCTTACAAAGCTCGCGAACCCCAAGTGAGCGTTATTGACTTATTGTTGTCAATCGCAAAAGAAGACAATTCAGCTCAAGAAATTTTATTTGACTTAAAAGCTGATGTTAATAAAATTAAAAATGTTGTTGAATGGATCAGGGTTAATGAAATGCTTATTAAAGGGCAGAAGCATTTTAGAAGATCAGCTATATTCAAGCCAAAAGGCGGAATGGACAGGGCAATGACCGCTATTGAAACCCCTGCTCTTGATCATTTTTCCCAAGATTTAACATTGCTGGCTAAGTTTGGTTATTTAGAGCCGTGCATAGGCAGAGAAAAAGAAATAGAAGAAATTTTTCGTTCAATAGAAGCAAGCAGGCAAAGCGTTATTTTATCCGGAAATTCAGGCGTTGGCAAAAGCGCTATTATTAATGGAATAGCGCGTTTAATGGTTGAGGAGGATGTGCCAGAAATAATTAAAGATAAAAGATTAGTTAGTTTAAGCGTTGCTCGCTTAGTAAGCGGAGCCACTCCAGCTGAAGCCCAAGGAAGGTTAATGCGAATTATTGATGAAATTCGCCGCTCAGGAAATATTGTTCTTTTTATCCGCGATATTCAGGATATTATAGGAATTACTTCTGGTTCAAAAGAAAGTTTGGATTTGTCAGAGGTTTTGGTTTCAGAAATTTCAAAAGGAACATTCTTTTGCTTCGCGACAACAAATTCTATTGATTACACCCGTTATATAGAAAATAGCGCTATTGGAGATTCGATGCAAAAAATTGAAATTTTAGAACCAGAATTAAACAAAGCAATTCAAATTTTAGAAGCAAAAACAGCAGTAATTGAATATCAAAATAGTGTTTATTTTTCTTATGACGCTATTGAACAAGCAGTTAAGCTTTCTGGAAAATATATCCACGACAAATTTTTGCCTGAAAAAGCAATAAAAATTATTGAACAAGCGGCTGTTTATGTATTTAAAAACAAGGGGGCTAAATCTGTTGTTTTAGGAGAAGATATCGCGAAATTAATTTCTGAAAAAGTTAATATTCCTTTAACAAGCGTTACTGAAAAAGAAAGCGAAAAGCTGTTAAACTTAGAGCAGGAAATACACAGACGCATTATTGGCCAGACTGAAGCTGTTAAAATGGTTTCATCAGCGTTAAGAAGAGCGCGAACAGAATTAAGGGATTTAAATCGTCCAATCGCGAATTTTCTTTTTTTAGGTCCGACAGGGGTTGGAAAAACAGAATTATCAAAAACAGTCGCTGAAGTTTATTTTGGATTTGAAAAAAATATGATACGAATTGATATGAGTGAATATCAGGAACCAGCAAGTATCAATCGTTTAATAGGATCTCCCCCTGGACAAGGAGGATTTGGAACGGCTGGATATCTTACGGAAGCTGTTCGCAAAAGCCCGTTCACTTTGATTTTACTTGATGAAATAGAAAAAGCTCATTCTGATATTTTGAATGTTTTTTTGCAATTAATGGATGACGGAAGATTAACAGACGGGTTGGGCAGGACAGTTGATTTTACAAATGTTATTTTAATCGCGACTTCTAACGCTGGCACAAAATTTATTCAGGAAAAAATAAAAGAAAACTGGTCAGTTAAAGATATAAAAAATCAAATTTTAGAAAACGAAATAAAAAAATTTTTTCGCCCAGAATTTATAAATCGTTTTGACGGAGTCGTTGTTTTTAAGCCTTTGGAAATGGCGGATGTTATTTCTATCGCGCGTTTGTTAATAAAAAAAGTCATAAAAATGTTAAAAACAAAAGGCATAAATTTGCAAATTACGGAAGAAGCGCTTATTGATCTAGCAAAACAAGGTTTTGATCCGCAATATGGCGCGCGCCCATTAAGAAGAGTAATACAAGAAAAAGTAAATGATTATTTAGCGAATTATCTTTTAAAAGGCAAAATTCAGCGCAGAGATATCGTTGTTTTAGAAAAAGGAGGCAAAATTAAGATTATCAAAGCGGAGAAATTATAA
- a CDS encoding aldolase, with translation MLKINVPLSVPKRKEKEYIKNFKIATHNTGRLMMFAGDQKVEHLNNDFVGKNIPKEVADPEHYFQIAKKAHIGVFATQLGLIAKYGRDYSTVPYLVKVNSKTNLLKTKYKDPFANLWIQMEEIINFKKQTKLNILGVGYTINIGSWYESKMFRQAENLIYQAHQEGLITVLWMYPRGKAVKNENDIHLIAGGAGVAVCLGADFVKVNFPYNKFHTNRTCKLFQEVTNAAGRTGVICVGGAKKSEKSFLSCLHSQIHINKSKGNATGRNIYQRPLNEAIKMANAISAISLYDYSAKDAYDIFLGKNKLKIKS, from the coding sequence ATGTTAAAAATAAACGTCCCCTTGTCGGTTCCAAAAAGAAAAGAAAAAGAGTATATTAAAAATTTCAAAATAGCAACCCATAATACTGGCAGGTTAATGATGTTTGCCGGAGACCAAAAGGTAGAGCATCTGAATAATGATTTTGTTGGAAAAAATATTCCAAAAGAAGTCGCTGATCCTGAACATTATTTTCAGATAGCAAAAAAAGCGCATATTGGAGTTTTTGCCACGCAATTAGGATTAATCGCGAAATATGGTCGTGATTATTCAACAGTTCCCTACCTTGTGAAAGTAAATTCAAAAACAAATTTGTTAAAAACAAAATATAAAGATCCATTTGCGAATCTTTGGATACAAATGGAGGAAATAATAAATTTCAAAAAGCAAACAAAACTAAATATTTTAGGAGTTGGCTATACCATTAATATTGGAAGCTGGTATGAATCAAAAATGTTTAGGCAAGCTGAAAATTTAATTTATCAAGCACACCAAGAAGGATTAATAACTGTGTTATGGATGTATCCGCGCGGAAAAGCAGTTAAAAATGAAAATGACATACATTTAATTGCCGGCGGAGCCGGCGTGGCAGTCTGTTTAGGCGCTGATTTTGTTAAAGTAAATTTTCCTTATAACAAATTCCATACAAACAGAACGTGTAAACTTTTTCAAGAAGTAACAAACGCTGCCGGACGCACGGGAGTAATTTGCGTTGGCGGAGCTAAAAAATCAGAAAAATCTTTTTTAAGCTGTTTGCATAGCCAAATACATATTAACAAATCAAAAGGAAACGCGACCGGACGAAATATTTATCAGCGGCCTTTAAACGAAGCAATAAAAATGGCTAACGCAATCTCAGCTATCTCTTTATATGATTATTCAGCAAAAGACGCTTATGACATTTTTCTAGGAAAAAATAAATTAAAAATAAAATCTTAA
- a CDS encoding type II secretion system protein produces MRKSGFTLIEIIVVIMLLGFAVTLFTNFVVQGYKANLFGKEQDLAVQNGRKATEQIAEEIREATQSDRGDYSLDVVAEQNLSFYSNIDSDDDIEKVRYFLNGSIFKKGIIEPSGDPIVYTGTESIIDVSKYINNQSEAIFIYYDTDNNVIADPTTNKNDIRLIRVSLKINVTPEIAPQDYYVEMNAQIRNLKDNL; encoded by the coding sequence ATGCGAAAATCAGGATTTACATTAATTGAAATTATTGTTGTAATTATGCTTTTAGGATTTGCTGTTACACTTTTTACAAATTTTGTTGTGCAAGGATATAAAGCTAATCTTTTTGGCAAAGAACAGGATTTAGCTGTGCAAAATGGCAGAAAAGCAACAGAACAAATAGCTGAAGAAATAAGAGAAGCAACTCAAAGCGATCGCGGGGATTATAGTTTAGATGTTGTCGCGGAACAAAATTTAAGTTTTTACAGCAATATTGACAGCGATGATGATATTGAAAAAGTAAGATATTTTTTAAACGGTTCAATTTTTAAAAAAGGAATAATTGAACCAAGCGGAGATCCAATTGTTTATACTGGAACAGAATCAATTATTGATGTGTCAAAATATATAAATAATCAATCTGAAGCGATCTTTATTTATTACGATACTGATAATAATGTTATAGCAGATCCAACAACAAACAAAAACGATATTAGATTAATCCGCGTTTCATTAAAAATCAATGTAACTCCTGAAATAGCTCCTCAAGATTATTATGTTGAAATGAACGCGCAAATAAGAAATTTAAAAGACAATCTGTAA
- a CDS encoding nucleotidyl transferase AbiEii/AbiGii toxin family protein — translation MAKIKLTDLQKDVLRFFGKNSFGKNFYWTGGTLLSYYYLSHRDSIDLDFFSDNLYSDEEYLIFINSLKKEVQANKIIFRQELNRKIYLAKRGKENVKLELVFFPFPNYERRKKLVEFSINIDSLSDIMINKTLSAYQRNEPKDAFDLYVYLSQKPKYNLLTLIRLVEKKFGVAIEPALLLAKLNKLSDELSGIEPLLLLPQKNLSEKAKSFFQDIFNSFSKKWIK, via the coding sequence ATGGCAAAAATTAAACTTACTGATTTGCAAAAAGATGTTCTGCGTTTTTTTGGAAAAAATTCTTTTGGCAAAAATTTTTATTGGACTGGCGGAACTTTGCTTTCTTACTATTACCTTTCTCATCGCGATTCAATTGATTTAGATTTTTTTTCTGATAATCTGTATTCTGATGAAGAATATCTTATTTTCATAAACAGCTTAAAAAAAGAAGTTCAGGCGAATAAAATAATCTTTAGACAGGAACTAAACAGAAAAATTTATCTTGCTAAGCGCGGAAAAGAAAATGTTAAATTAGAACTTGTGTTTTTTCCTTTTCCAAATTATGAAAGAAGAAAAAAGCTTGTGGAATTTTCTATAAATATTGATTCTTTGTCCGATATTATGATAAATAAAACACTTTCCGCTTATCAAAGAAACGAGCCTAAAGACGCTTTTGATTTATATGTGTATTTAAGCCAAAAACCAAAATATAATCTTTTAACTCTAATTCGCCTTGTTGAAAAAAAATTTGGCGTTGCTATTGAACCAGCGCTTCTTCTTGCCAAACTTAACAAATTATCAGACGAACTTTCTGGTATTGAACCACTTTTACTTTTACCTCAAAAAAATTTAAGTGAAAAAGCCAAATCTTTTTTTCAAGACATCTTTAATTCTTTTTCCAAAAAATGGATTAAATGA
- a CDS encoding prepilin-type N-terminal cleavage/methylation domain-containing protein yields the protein MTKRKIMLVKKQNGFTLIESLITILVMSILFLGVYELIIFSIKITNDNKHRMAATIISNQKMEIIRNLPYNDIGTVSGMVNGVIQNNEIVQQGGNIFNINTFVKYEDDAFDGISTTEGGTDTIPTDYKSVRIRVSWTGGFQEKNVVAYTIISQRGIETSAGGGTLAILVYDANGLPVNSADVLVQNNIVAPVIDFSAQTNAQGKLIFYGAPTSTEAYRITVSKTGYSVSSTTDRTLENPNPTKPHASVIEDWKTEITFYIDKVSNLNITTIKQDLLDNWLINTDGSGENQIHPDFAVDPLGNLYFVWEDYSNTSDSKIYSQKYDLTPVKLWAVDKIVSSANKQINPSIASDSVGNFYITWNDDRNGNQDSYLIKTDSDGNDLWTGDKKINTDAGNEDQINPQVAISKIDTTATSTVVWQDNRNSNWDIYAQRFDSDGNNLWTNDLKANNDGATTDQHSPTLAIDSTDNIYVIWTDERNGNKDIYAQKYDASGSKLWGASDLKVNNDGTATDQYSANIAIDSSNNIYIVWTDERNSNKDIYIQKYDASGSKLWGASDLKANNDGTLTNQHSPDLAIDSSDNIYIIWTDERNGNKDIYAQKYDSDGNKLWTNDLRVNINVGNSDQDNPEIIINPFDGKAYACWQDNRDGNYDVYASPVEPYGSISYIANVPVTITGAKKIGENPIIYKYTVDQTSDSNGEINLVNIEWDSYTVELQTGYSGHSIIMSDPSIPINLLPDETQELILYLE from the coding sequence ATGACAAAACGAAAAATAATGCTTGTCAAAAAACAAAATGGTTTTACGCTTATTGAATCGCTAATTACAATTTTAGTAATGTCTATTTTATTTCTCGGCGTTTATGAATTAATAATTTTTTCAATAAAAATTACAAACGATAACAAACATAGAATGGCAGCAACAATTATCTCTAACCAAAAAATGGAAATAATTCGCAATCTTCCATACAACGATATTGGCACAGTCAGCGGAATGGTTAATGGCGTTATTCAAAATAATGAAATAGTGCAACAAGGAGGAAACATTTTTAACATAAATACTTTTGTCAAATATGAAGACGATGCTTTTGACGGAATCAGCACAACAGAAGGAGGAACAGACACAATACCAACTGATTATAAATCAGTAAGAATAAGGGTAAGCTGGACCGGAGGCTTTCAAGAAAAAAATGTTGTTGCTTACACAATTATATCTCAACGCGGAATAGAAACAAGCGCTGGCGGCGGAACATTGGCGATTTTAGTATATGACGCCAATGGTCTTCCAGTAAATTCAGCTGATGTTCTTGTGCAAAATAATATTGTCGCGCCTGTTATTGATTTTAGCGCGCAAACTAACGCACAAGGAAAATTAATTTTTTATGGCGCGCCTACTTCAACAGAAGCATATAGAATAACAGTGAGTAAGACAGGATATAGCGTTAGCTCAACAACCGATAGAACGCTTGAAAATCCTAATCCAACAAAACCTCATGCGAGCGTCATAGAAGACTGGAAAACAGAAATTACTTTTTATATTGATAAAGTTTCTAATTTAAATATTACAACAATTAAACAAGATCTTTTAGACAACTGGCTAATTAATACAGACGGAAGCGGAGAAAATCAAATTCATCCTGATTTCGCTGTTGATCCTTTAGGAAATTTATATTTTGTCTGGGAAGACTATAGCAACACTTCAGATTCTAAAATTTACAGCCAAAAATATGATCTGACCCCTGTTAAATTATGGGCGGTAGATAAAATAGTCAGTTCCGCAAACAAACAAATAAACCCAAGTATTGCGTCAGATTCAGTTGGAAATTTTTATATTACATGGAACGATGATAGAAATGGAAATCAAGATTCTTATCTTATTAAAACAGACAGTGATGGCAATGATTTATGGACCGGGGATAAAAAAATAAATACTGACGCTGGGAATGAAGATCAAATCAATCCTCAAGTGGCTATCTCAAAAATTGATACTACAGCCACAAGCACAGTAGTTTGGCAAGATAACAGAAACAGTAATTGGGATATTTACGCTCAAAGATTTGATTCAGACGGAAACAATTTATGGACAAACGATCTAAAAGCTAATAATGATGGGGCAACAACAGATCAACACTCACCTACTTTAGCTATTGATTCCACTGACAATATTTATGTTATCTGGACTGACGAAAGAAACGGAAATAAAGATATTTACGCGCAAAAATATGACGCAAGCGGAAGTAAATTATGGGGAGCAAGCGATTTAAAAGTTAATAATGATGGGACAGCAACTGACCAGTACTCAGCTAATATTGCTATTGATTCAAGCAATAATATTTATATTGTCTGGACTGACGAAAGAAACAGCAACAAAGATATTTATATCCAAAAATATGACGCAAGCGGAAGTAAATTATGGGGAGCAAGCGATCTGAAGGCTAATAATGATGGAACATTAACTAACCAACATTCCCCTGATTTAGCTATTGATTCAAGCGATAACATCTATATTATTTGGACTGACGAAAGAAACGGAAATAAAGATATTTACGCGCAAAAATATGATTCAGATGGAAATAAATTATGGACAAACGATTTAAGAGTTAATATTAATGTAGGCAACTCCGACCAAGATAATCCTGAAATTATTATAAACCCTTTTGACGGAAAAGCTTACGCTTGCTGGCAAGACAATAGAGACGGTAATTATGATGTATACGCTTCTCCAGTAGAGCCTTATGGTTCAATATCATACATTGCTAATGTTCCTGTCACTATTACTGGCGCAAAAAAAATCGGTGAAAATCCTATAATATATAAATATACGGTTGACCAAACATCTGATAGCAATGGCGAAATAAATTTAGTAAATATTGAGTGGGATTCTTATACTGTTGAATTACAAACTGGATATTCTGGCCATTCGATTATAATGTCAGATCCATCAATTCCTATTAATCTGCTTCCTGATGAAACGCAAGAGCTAATATTATATTTAGAATAA